From Salipiger profundus, a single genomic window includes:
- a CDS encoding aminopeptidase: MTDSPIDPTLLERLAEVSVRTGLNLQPGQELVLTAPVTALPLVRAITRAAYAAGASLVTPLLTDSEVTLARFETAGDETFDLAPGWLYSGMAEAFDRGAARMAIVGEDPMLLSEQDPAKVSRVGKATSTAYKPALEKISTFEINWTICAWPGESWAARMFPDLPTGDAQAKLADAIFSASRVNTDDPVAAWDEHNATLRARTRWLNEQRFSALHFRSPGTDLTVGLADDHEWHGGASEAQNGVVCNPNIPTEEVFTTPHAQRVDGTVCSTKPLSHQGSLIDGIEVTFKDGRIVEAKADKGGDILRELIATDEGAARLGEVALVPHSSPISQSGLLFYNTLFDENAACHIALGQCYSKCFLDGASLTAEQIAEKGGNSSLIHVDWMIGGAETDIDGITADGTRVPVFRAGEWA; the protein is encoded by the coding sequence ATGACCGACAGCCCCATCGACCCGACCCTTCTCGAGCGCCTTGCCGAGGTCTCGGTGCGCACCGGCCTCAACCTGCAGCCGGGGCAGGAGCTGGTGCTGACCGCGCCGGTCACCGCGCTGCCGCTGGTGCGCGCCATCACCCGCGCCGCATATGCCGCCGGCGCATCACTGGTCACGCCGCTGCTGACCGATTCCGAGGTCACGCTGGCGCGCTTCGAGACAGCCGGCGACGAGACCTTCGACCTTGCCCCCGGGTGGCTCTATTCCGGCATGGCCGAGGCTTTCGACCGGGGCGCGGCGCGCATGGCGATCGTCGGCGAGGACCCGATGCTGCTGTCCGAGCAGGACCCGGCCAAGGTGTCGCGCGTGGGCAAGGCGACCTCGACCGCCTACAAGCCGGCGCTCGAGAAGATCTCGACCTTCGAGATCAACTGGACGATCTGCGCCTGGCCGGGCGAGAGCTGGGCGGCGCGCATGTTCCCCGACCTGCCCACTGGCGACGCGCAGGCGAAACTCGCCGACGCGATCTTCTCGGCCTCGCGGGTGAACACCGACGACCCCGTCGCCGCCTGGGACGAGCACAACGCCACGCTGCGCGCCCGGACCAGGTGGCTGAACGAGCAGAGGTTCTCGGCGCTGCACTTCCGCAGCCCCGGCACCGACCTGACCGTCGGCCTTGCCGACGATCACGAGTGGCACGGCGGCGCGTCCGAGGCGCAGAACGGGGTCGTCTGCAACCCGAACATCCCCACCGAAGAAGTGTTCACCACCCCCCACGCGCAGCGCGTCGACGGCACCGTGTGTTCGACCAAGCCGCTGTCGCACCAGGGCAGCCTGATCGACGGCATCGAGGTGACCTTCAAGGACGGGCGCATCGTCGAGGCCAAAGCCGACAAGGGCGGCGACATCCTGCGCGAGCTCATCGCCACCGACGAGGGCGCCGCGCGCCTCGGCGAGGTGGCGCTGGTGCCGCATTCCTCGCCGATCTCGCAATCGGGCCTGCTGTTCTACAATACCCTCTTCGACGAGAACGCCGCCTGCCACATCGCGCTCGGTCAGTGCTACTCCAAGTGCTTCCTCGACGGCGCGTCGCTGACCGCCGAGCAGATCGCGGAGAAGGGCGGCAATTCGAGCCTCATCCACGTCGACTGGATGATCGGCGGCGCCGAGACCGACATCGACGGGATCACCGCCGACGGCACCCGCGTGCCGGTGTTCCGCGCCGGCGAATGGGCCTGA
- a CDS encoding LysR family transcriptional regulator — MRFTLRQVEYFIATAETGSITLASERISISQPSISAAISQLEAELGAQLFLRRHAQGLSLTPAGRELLTKAKRLVEQANRLYHTASEVTDTLGGTLSVGCLLTFAPMVLPAITQGFAADHPGVRVAPEVADHAQLLHRLERAELDVALSYDLEVPDGFDFEPLVELAPYAMVAQTDPLAGQAAVTLAELAEQELILLDLPLSRDYFMGLFAREGLTPRIAARLQQFDVLRTMVANRFGYSIANARPRNSVAMDGRDVVAVRIAGAPQGMTMGLLRVARQRPTRLVTTFVDYCRDLISDSYVPGMVAPSDAPRRRG, encoded by the coding sequence ATGCGGTTCACCCTGCGACAGGTCGAGTATTTCATCGCCACGGCGGAAACCGGGTCGATCACGCTGGCCTCCGAGCGCATCAGCATCTCGCAGCCGTCGATCTCGGCGGCGATCTCGCAGCTCGAAGCCGAACTCGGCGCGCAACTCTTCCTGCGGCGTCACGCGCAGGGGCTCTCGCTCACGCCCGCCGGGCGCGAGTTGCTGACCAAGGCAAAGCGGCTCGTGGAGCAGGCGAACAGGCTCTATCACACCGCGTCCGAGGTCACCGACACGCTCGGCGGCACGCTCTCCGTCGGCTGCCTGCTGACCTTTGCGCCGATGGTGCTGCCGGCGATCACCCAGGGGTTCGCTGCCGATCATCCCGGCGTGCGGGTGGCGCCGGAGGTGGCCGATCACGCGCAGCTTCTGCACAGGCTCGAGCGCGCCGAACTGGATGTCGCCCTGAGCTACGATCTCGAGGTGCCTGACGGTTTCGACTTCGAGCCGCTCGTCGAGCTTGCGCCCTACGCGATGGTGGCGCAGACCGATCCGCTCGCGGGGCAGGCGGCTGTGACGCTCGCGGAGCTGGCGGAGCAGGAGCTGATCCTGCTCGATCTGCCGTTGTCGCGGGACTATTTCATGGGGTTGTTCGCCCGCGAGGGGCTGACGCCGCGCATCGCCGCCCGGCTGCAGCAGTTCGACGTGTTGCGCACCATGGTTGCGAACCGCTTCGGCTACAGCATCGCCAACGCGCGGCCGCGCAACTCGGTGGCGATGGACGGGCGTGACGTGGTCGCGGTGCGCATCGCCGGGGCGCCGCAGGGCATGACGATGGGGCTGCTGCGCGTGGCACGGCAACGTCCGACGCGGCTGGTCACGACCTTCGTGGACTATTGCCGCGATCTCATTTCCGACAGCTACGTGCCGGGCATGGTCGCCCCGTCGGACGCGCCGAGACGGCGGGGGTAG
- a CDS encoding HAD family hydrolase — protein sequence MPQETENTPSLIVWDFDGVLNANMVNGRPVWTRTLESDLGIPRDSLQTDLFAGDTVDEILRGRIDLLAHVSDWLEARGHPLTGRAFLDYWFEKDAYPDPEVLGWLRAHPARHVIGTNNETHRAAYIEETMGYGAHVETVFCSGRVGAAKPDPAFFARIEAWSGLPPDRILLVDDVAENIAAAEARGWQVFRFTDETRDALPARLGLA from the coding sequence ATGCCGCAGGAGACAGAGAACACCCCGTCGCTGATCGTGTGGGATTTCGACGGCGTGCTGAACGCCAACATGGTCAACGGCCGCCCGGTCTGGACGCGCACGCTGGAATCCGACCTCGGCATTCCGCGGGACAGCCTGCAGACCGACCTTTTTGCCGGCGACACGGTGGACGAGATCCTGCGCGGCCGGATCGACCTTCTGGCGCATGTCTCGGACTGGCTCGAGGCGCGCGGCCACCCGCTGACGGGCCGGGCGTTTCTCGACTACTGGTTCGAAAAGGATGCCTACCCGGACCCCGAAGTCTTGGGCTGGCTGCGGGCGCATCCCGCGCGCCACGTGATCGGCACCAACAACGAGACCCACCGGGCCGCCTACATCGAGGAGACGATGGGCTACGGCGCGCATGTCGAGACGGTCTTCTGCTCGGGCCGGGTGGGCGCGGCGAAGCCCGACCCTGCCTTCTTCGCCCGGATCGAGGCGTGGTCGGGCCTGCCGCCGGACCGCATCCTGCTGGTCGATGACGTGGCCGAGAACATCGCGGCGGCCGAGGCGCGCGGGTGGCAGGTGTTCCGGTTCACCGACGAGACTCGCGACGCGCTGCCCGCGCGGCTGGGTCTCGCATGA
- a CDS encoding MCE family protein yields METRANYVLVGAFAILGLLGLLGFFLWFANVELDRQFAYYDVDFDSVSGLSAASDVRFAGLPVGQVVSVALSPANDGRIRVRVEIGAETPVRTDSVATIEAQGVTGVAYVGISSGTPEAPLLRDAQEGVPMIEAGRSMLQSLTQDAPEILSETLDLVRDLRELMGGENRQRIENILANVEQSSISFGDALEDFSGVTGAVSTFASEIQRFNSTLDGVSRDFGGVLDEAEQALASINALSEETRGVVARGGATLDRAEGTLGAADAYITGTLGPATERMSGSVTGIETRFAALADSAEALAETLSETGRTATARLAEAQETLARVDTLIASLDQTAGSVDSAAQRLDGMLAEDASALIAELRTATAEATEVIRSIGETADTDLAAIFDDIRAATAQASATIDTVGRDLSSASGRLDGLASDAVQTLADARETFANANDTLAAINGTLETGDRALGAAERAFDSADTVLNDEIGGIAASLRSTLDTLEAAVGDVAAEIPAVAEELRSASRSAEAAFAGIEGTVDAASPAVRDFAATALPQFGRLAVETRALIDNLDALIGQIRRDPSRFFLDPRAPEYRR; encoded by the coding sequence ATGGAAACGCGCGCGAATTACGTTCTCGTCGGTGCCTTCGCGATCCTCGGCCTGTTGGGGCTGCTGGGATTCTTCCTGTGGTTCGCCAATGTCGAGCTCGACCGGCAGTTCGCCTATTACGACGTCGATTTCGACTCGGTGTCGGGGCTGAGCGCGGCTTCCGACGTGCGCTTTGCCGGCCTGCCGGTGGGGCAGGTGGTCAGCGTCGCGCTGTCCCCTGCGAACGATGGCCGTATCCGCGTGCGGGTCGAGATCGGCGCCGAGACACCGGTGCGCACCGACAGCGTGGCCACCATCGAGGCGCAGGGCGTGACCGGCGTCGCCTATGTCGGCATCTCGAGCGGCACTCCCGAGGCACCGTTGCTGCGCGACGCGCAGGAGGGCGTTCCGATGATCGAGGCGGGTCGCTCGATGCTGCAATCGTTGACACAGGACGCGCCCGAGATCCTGTCGGAGACACTCGATCTCGTGCGTGACCTGCGCGAGCTGATGGGGGGCGAGAACCGCCAGCGGATCGAGAACATCCTTGCCAACGTGGAGCAGTCGTCGATCTCCTTCGGGGATGCGCTCGAGGATTTCTCGGGCGTCACCGGGGCGGTTTCGACCTTCGCGAGCGAGATCCAGCGGTTCAACAGCACGCTCGACGGGGTCAGCCGCGATTTCGGCGGGGTGCTTGACGAGGCTGAACAGGCGCTCGCCTCGATCAACGCGCTGTCGGAAGAGACGCGTGGCGTGGTCGCGCGCGGCGGTGCGACGCTCGACCGGGCCGAGGGAACGCTGGGCGCGGCCGATGCCTACATCACCGGCACGCTTGGGCCCGCGACCGAGCGGATGAGCGGCTCTGTCACTGGTATCGAGACGCGTTTCGCGGCGCTTGCCGACAGTGCCGAGGCACTGGCCGAGACTCTCTCCGAGACCGGGCGTACCGCCACCGCGCGGCTGGCGGAGGCGCAGGAGACCCTTGCGCGCGTCGACACGCTCATCGCCTCGCTCGACCAGACCGCCGGCAGTGTCGACAGCGCGGCGCAGCGGCTCGACGGGATGCTGGCCGAAGACGCCAGCGCGCTGATCGCCGAGCTGCGCACCGCCACCGCCGAGGCGACGGAGGTGATCCGCAGCATCGGCGAGACCGCCGACACCGATCTCGCCGCGATCTTTGACGACATCCGCGCGGCGACCGCGCAGGCCTCGGCCACCATCGACACCGTGGGCCGCGATCTTTCCTCGGCCTCGGGGAGACTCGACGGGCTGGCCTCGGACGCGGTGCAGACGCTGGCCGACGCGCGCGAGACCTTCGCCAACGCCAACGATACGCTCGCGGCGATCAACGGCACGCTCGAGACCGGCGACCGCGCGCTGGGCGCCGCCGAGCGGGCCTTCGACAGCGCCGACACCGTGCTCAACGACGAGATCGGCGGCATCGCCGCGAGCCTGCGCAGCACGCTCGATACGCTCGAGGCGGCGGTGGGCGATGTCGCCGCCGAGATCCCCGCCGTGGCCGAGGAGCTGCGCTCGGCCAGCCGGTCGGCCGAGGCGGCCTTTGCCGGGATCGAGGGCACGGTCGACGCGGCCTCGCCGGCGGTGCGCGACTTCGCCGCCACGGCGCTGCCGCAGTTCGGGCGCCTCGCCGTCGAGACCCGCGCTCTGATCGACAACCTCGACGCGCTCATCGGCCAGATCCGGCGCGACCCGAGCCGCTTCTTCCTTGACCCCCGTGCTCCGGAATACCGAAGGTAA
- a CDS encoding ABC transporter permease, whose translation MSEEGFTSDFSGDGAAGVLTLGGALTVHTVTALRDSLAPARGAGDLVVDMAGVDRMDTAGAWALAELEAQIAQRGGTTRLRHAGDEALLLLDTVRAALPAPETPAERDRGLIALLEATGRRVATGAAFLRDLLAYLGLFLVALWRVVTHPREFRFTALVAHADDVGLRAVPIVGLMAFLIGVVLAFQGSAQLRQFGAEVFVVDLIAISILRELGILLTAIIVAGRTASAFTAAIGSMKMREEIDAMRTLGLDPATVLFVPRILALLLMLPILGLVANVMGLIGGALMSWIDLGISPSMFRARLIADTDVSHVFVGLVKAPVFALIIGVVGCHAGMQVQGNAESLGRMTSNAVVTAIFAVIVADALFSIFFAQVGL comes from the coding sequence ATGAGCGAAGAGGGTTTTACCAGCGATTTCAGCGGCGACGGCGCGGCCGGCGTCCTGACGCTGGGTGGCGCGCTGACGGTGCACACGGTCACCGCGCTGCGTGACAGCCTCGCCCCGGCGCGCGGGGCGGGTGATCTCGTGGTGGACATGGCCGGTGTCGACAGGATGGACACGGCGGGCGCGTGGGCGCTGGCCGAGCTCGAGGCGCAGATCGCGCAGCGCGGCGGCACCACCCGGCTGCGCCACGCGGGCGACGAGGCGCTTCTGCTGCTCGACACCGTCCGCGCCGCCCTGCCGGCCCCCGAGACCCCGGCCGAGCGTGACCGTGGCCTGATCGCGCTGCTCGAGGCCACCGGACGGCGGGTCGCCACCGGCGCGGCCTTCCTGCGGGACCTGCTGGCCTATCTCGGCCTGTTCCTCGTGGCGCTCTGGCGCGTCGTGACCCACCCGCGCGAGTTCCGCTTCACCGCGCTCGTCGCCCATGCCGACGACGTCGGCCTGCGCGCGGTGCCCATCGTCGGGCTCATGGCGTTCCTGATCGGCGTGGTGCTGGCGTTCCAGGGCTCGGCGCAGCTGCGCCAGTTCGGGGCCGAGGTCTTCGTGGTCGATCTCATCGCCATCTCGATCCTGCGCGAGCTGGGCATCCTGCTCACCGCGATCATCGTCGCGGGCCGCACGGCGTCGGCATTCACCGCCGCCATCGGCTCGATGAAGATGCGCGAGGAGATCGACGCCATGCGCACGCTCGGGCTCGACCCGGCGACGGTGCTCTTCGTGCCGCGCATCCTTGCGCTGCTGCTGATGCTGCCGATCCTCGGGCTGGTGGCCAACGTCATGGGGCTAATCGGCGGCGCGCTGATGTCGTGGATCGACCTCGGCATCTCGCCGTCGATGTTCCGGGCGCGGCTCATCGCCGACACCGACGTGTCGCATGTCTTCGTCGGACTGGTGAAGGCGCCGGTCTTCGCGCTCATCATCGGCGTGGTGGGCTGCCACGCGGGGATGCAGGTGCAGGGCAACGCCGAGTCCCTTGGGCGGATGACGTCGAACGCGGTGGTGACAGCCATCTTCGCTGTGATCGTCGCCGACGCGCTGTTCTCCATCTTCTTTGCGCAGGTGGGGCTGTGA
- a CDS encoding ABC transporter ATP-binding protein, giving the protein MSAPEVVIRVRDLRNQFGANVVHEGLDLDVYRGEILGVVGGSGTGKSVLLRSITGLQRPSAGRIEVFGVDVLGGPAAARETLDERWGVMFQDGALFSSLTVRENVEVPLKKIPGLAPDVRAALADLKISMVGLRYLAGDRYPSELSGGMRKRAGLARALALDPEIVFLDEPTAGLDPIGAAAFDALIRNLSKSLGLTVFLVTHDLDTLRATCDRIAVLAERRVLVTGSLQQMQEVDHPWVHEYFTGPRARAAFEANGPRDKEGD; this is encoded by the coding sequence GTGAGCGCGCCCGAGGTGGTCATACGCGTGCGCGACCTGCGCAACCAGTTCGGGGCCAACGTCGTGCACGAGGGGCTCGACCTCGATGTCTACCGTGGCGAGATCCTTGGCGTTGTGGGCGGGTCGGGCACCGGCAAGTCGGTGCTGCTGCGGTCGATCACCGGGTTGCAACGGCCCTCCGCCGGGCGGATCGAGGTCTTTGGCGTCGACGTTCTGGGCGGTCCGGCCGCCGCCCGCGAAACGCTCGACGAGCGCTGGGGCGTGATGTTCCAGGACGGCGCGCTGTTCTCGTCGCTCACGGTTCGCGAGAACGTCGAGGTGCCACTGAAGAAGATCCCCGGCCTCGCACCCGACGTGCGCGCGGCCCTCGCCGACCTCAAGATCTCGATGGTGGGGCTCAGGTACCTCGCGGGCGACAGGTATCCGTCCGAGCTGTCCGGCGGGATGCGCAAGCGGGCGGGACTGGCGCGGGCGCTGGCGCTCGACCCCGAGATCGTCTTTCTCGACGAGCCGACCGCCGGGCTCGATCCAATCGGCGCGGCGGCCTTCGACGCGCTCATCCGCAATCTCAGCAAGTCTCTGGGGCTGACGGTTTTTCTCGTGACCCATGATCTCGACACGCTGCGTGCAACCTGCGACCGTATCGCGGTGCTGGCCGAGCGGCGGGTTCTCGTCACCGGCAGCTTGCAGCAGATGCAGGAGGTCGATCACCCTTGGGTGCACGAGTATTTCACCGGGCCGCGCGCCCGTGCCGCCTTCGAGGCGAACGGCCCCCGCGACAAGGAAGGTGACTGA
- a CDS encoding ABC-type transport auxiliary lipoprotein family protein, with the protein MWMRLTLLPLVLATAGCGALSALDDAARPLEIYELRTPGIETTARRRNVELVVEEPIASGALSTERIMVRPARLQAQYLPDVRWADPAPVMLRTLLLRSLAETGAFTSVGRQPLASVGDYALLGELTDFQAEPVAGSEAAEVRVRLMLRLVRERDASVVASRTFDAVEQSADTGPDSLVAAFDRATAALIAEVLPWVIAET; encoded by the coding sequence ATGTGGATGCGCCTGACCCTCCTGCCGCTCGTTCTTGCCACCGCCGGCTGCGGTGCCCTCTCGGCGCTCGACGATGCCGCGCGCCCGCTCGAGATCTACGAGCTGCGCACCCCCGGCATCGAGACCACCGCGCGGCGGCGCAACGTCGAGCTGGTGGTCGAGGAGCCCATCGCCAGCGGGGCGTTGTCGACGGAACGCATCATGGTCCGCCCCGCGCGGCTTCAGGCACAATATCTGCCAGATGTGCGCTGGGCCGATCCGGCGCCCGTGATGCTGCGCACGCTGCTGCTGCGCAGCCTCGCCGAGACCGGGGCCTTCACCTCGGTCGGGCGGCAGCCGCTGGCGAGCGTCGGTGACTACGCGCTGCTGGGCGAGCTCACCGATTTCCAGGCCGAACCCGTCGCCGGGAGCGAGGCCGCCGAGGTGCGGGTGCGCCTGATGTTGCGGCTCGTGCGCGAGCGCGATGCCAGCGTGGTCGCAAGCCGCACCTTCGATGCCGTGGAACAGTCGGCGGACACCGGGCCCGACAGCCTCGTCGCGGCCTTCGACCGGGCCACCGCGGCGCTTATCGCCGAGGTGCTGCCCTGGGTCATCGCCGAGACATGA
- a CDS encoding cobyric acid synthase: MTALMIQGTGSNVGKSMLVAGLCRAARRRGLSVAPFKPQNMSNNAAVTADGGEIGRAQALQALACGLPLHTDMNPVLLKPETDVGAQVVVQGQRLMTTRARDYAGLKPQLMARVLESFERLSAAHELVIVEGAGSPAEVNLRRSDIANMGFARAAGVPVVLAGDIDRGGVIAQIVGTQAVIDPDDAALVRGFLVNKFRGDPSLFDDGYAMIEAHTGWRGFGVLPWFRDAWKLPAEDALDVDAPVRAGGLHVVCLCLSRIANFDDLDPLAQEPGVRLTMLGPGRAIPGDADLVILPGTKSTRGDLAFLRAQGWDVDLAAHHRRGGRVLGICGGYQMLGRSVSDPEGIEGYAGTDAGLGLLDIDTVMTAEKRLTETRATHAATGQGFHGYEIHIGRSDGPDRARPFAHVEGRPEGAESACGRVQGSYLHGMFRDDAFRAAWLGGFGVASEGGYDAGVETTLDALADHLEIHLDVAGLLVCAR; encoded by the coding sequence ATGACGGCGCTGATGATCCAGGGCACCGGCTCGAACGTGGGCAAGTCGATGCTGGTGGCCGGGCTCTGCCGGGCGGCGCGGCGGCGCGGGCTGTCGGTCGCACCGTTCAAGCCGCAGAACATGTCGAACAACGCGGCGGTGACGGCGGACGGCGGCGAGATCGGTCGGGCGCAGGCGTTGCAGGCGCTGGCCTGCGGGCTGCCCTTGCACACCGACATGAACCCGGTGCTCTTGAAGCCCGAGACCGACGTCGGCGCGCAGGTGGTCGTGCAGGGGCAAAGACTGATGACCACCCGGGCCCGGGACTATGCCGGTCTGAAGCCGCAGCTCATGGCGCGGGTATTGGAAAGCTTCGAACGTCTGTCGGCCGCGCATGAGCTGGTGATCGTCGAGGGTGCCGGCAGCCCGGCCGAGGTGAACCTGCGTCGCAGCGACATCGCCAACATGGGCTTTGCCCGCGCGGCGGGCGTGCCGGTGGTGCTGGCGGGCGACATCGACCGGGGCGGCGTGATCGCGCAGATCGTCGGCACGCAGGCGGTGATCGACCCTGACGACGCGGCGCTGGTGCGCGGCTTTCTCGTCAACAAGTTCCGGGGCGACCCGTCGCTCTTCGATGACGGCTACGCGATGATCGAGGCGCACACCGGCTGGCGCGGCTTCGGCGTGCTGCCGTGGTTCCGCGATGCGTGGAAGCTGCCCGCCGAAGATGCCCTCGACGTCGATGCGCCGGTGCGGGCAGGGGGGCTGCACGTGGTGTGCCTCTGCCTGTCGCGGATCGCGAATTTCGACGATCTCGACCCGCTGGCGCAGGAGCCGGGGGTGCGGCTCACCATGCTCGGGCCGGGGCGGGCCATTCCGGGGGATGCCGACCTTGTGATCCTTCCGGGCACGAAATCGACGCGTGGCGACCTCGCGTTCCTGCGGGCGCAGGGATGGGACGTGGACCTTGCCGCCCATCACCGGCGCGGTGGGCGGGTGCTGGGCATCTGCGGCGGCTACCAGATGCTCGGGCGCTCGGTCTCGGATCCGGAGGGTATCGAGGGTTACGCGGGCACCGATGCCGGGCTCGGCCTGCTCGACATCGACACCGTGATGACCGCCGAGAAACGGCTGACCGAGACCCGCGCCACCCATGCCGCGACGGGCCAGGGGTTCCACGGCTACGAGATCCACATCGGCCGCAGCGACGGGCCCGACCGGGCGCGCCCCTTCGCGCATGTCGAGGGGCGTCCCGAAGGCGCCGAGAGCGCCTGCGGGCGGGTGCAGGGCAGCTACCTGCACGGCATGTTCCGCGACGATGCCTTCCGTGCGGCATGGCTCGGGGGCTTCGGTGTGGCGTCCGAAGGCGGCTATGACGCCGGCGTAGAGACGACACTCGACGCGCTGGCGGATCACCTCGAGATCCATCTCGACGTGGCCGGCCTTCTGGTCTGCGCTCGCTGA
- a CDS encoding glutamine synthetase family protein — MTLSDDPELSALKDMHVGLFDLDGLFCHKLMSGTKAGKLAVTGYSFCDVIHAWDSAEQQWEDDRTYIDRPARIFPETLRRWPFSLDAGIVIADFTGDYGENSPRNQLLKQLARADAMGFGVTAAFEYEFFLLDETADSLRAKGYRNLEHFAKANRTYSLQSAAAYGDLFDGLRSCMETLDIGMDSLHTELGPGCFEAPLAVTSGIKAADDAALFRNFARAYFARNALTTVFMSKLSPDLSGQSGHFHISLRKGDAPAFADPDAPDGLSIEARHFLGGLLQLMPEMLVFTAQTVNAYKRLVPGAWAPTWASWGVQNRTAAVRIINDTPEATRIEFRVPAADSNPHAVMAFCLAAGLWGIENAVEPPEPLSGSAYEASPAPAARFPRDLVEATDRLEASDMARELFGDAYVDHFVRSRRHEVSDYLRQVTDWEVRRYLELF; from the coding sequence ATGACCCTCTCTGACGATCCCGAGCTCTCTGCCCTGAAAGACATGCACGTGGGGCTCTTCGACCTCGACGGGCTTTTCTGCCACAAGCTCATGAGCGGCACGAAGGCCGGCAAGCTCGCGGTGACCGGCTACAGCTTCTGCGACGTGATCCACGCGTGGGACAGCGCCGAGCAGCAGTGGGAGGACGACCGGACCTACATCGACCGGCCCGCGCGGATCTTTCCCGAGACGCTGCGGCGCTGGCCGTTCAGCCTCGATGCCGGCATCGTCATCGCGGATTTCACCGGGGACTACGGCGAGAACTCGCCGCGCAACCAGCTTCTGAAGCAGCTCGCCCGTGCCGACGCCATGGGCTTCGGCGTCACGGCGGCCTTCGAATACGAGTTCTTCCTGCTCGACGAGACCGCCGACAGCCTGCGGGCCAAGGGCTACCGCAACCTCGAGCATTTCGCGAAGGCCAACCGCACCTACTCGTTGCAGTCGGCGGCGGCCTACGGCGATCTCTTCGACGGGCTCAGGAGTTGCATGGAGACGCTTGACATCGGCATGGACAGCCTGCACACCGAGCTCGGGCCCGGCTGCTTCGAGGCTCCGCTGGCCGTCACGAGCGGCATCAAGGCCGCCGATGACGCCGCTCTCTTCCGGAACTTCGCGCGGGCCTATTTCGCGCGGAACGCGCTTACGACGGTCTTCATGTCGAAGCTGTCGCCCGACCTTTCGGGACAGTCCGGGCATTTCCACATCTCGCTTCGCAAGGGCGACGCACCCGCCTTCGCCGACCCGGACGCGCCCGACGGGCTGTCGATCGAGGCGCGGCATTTTCTCGGCGGCCTGTTGCAGCTCATGCCCGAGATGCTGGTCTTCACCGCGCAGACCGTGAACGCCTACAAGCGGCTCGTGCCCGGCGCATGGGCGCCGACATGGGCAAGCTGGGGCGTGCAGAACCGGACGGCGGCGGTGCGTATCATCAACGACACCCCCGAGGCCACGCGGATCGAGTTCCGCGTTCCGGCGGCGGATTCCAATCCGCACGCTGTCATGGCGTTCTGCCTTGCCGCCGGTCTGTGGGGGATCGAGAACGCGGTGGAACCGCCCGAGCCGCTTTCGGGCAGCGCTTACGAGGCCTCCCCCGCCCCCGCCGCGCGCTTTCCGCGCGACCTCGTGGAGGCCACCGACCGGCTCGAGGCCAGCGACATGGCCCGGGAGCTTTTCGGCGACGCCTATGTCGATCACTTCGTCCGCTCGCGCCGGCACGAGGTCTCGGACTACCTGCGGCAGGTCACCGACTGGGAAGTCCGGCGCTATCTCGAACTGTTCTGA